Genomic DNA from uncultured Erythrobacter sp.:
GAGTTCACCTCAATCGTCGAAGACGGTGAGATGCGGCGCGAAGTGGAAGTTCGCTATGATGTGATCTTCAACGACGATGCCGCCGAAGAACGGCCTCCATCGCTCAGTTCGGAGCCGTTTGTTACGACCGTTGACGAGCTCGCCCTTTCGCCGAGCGAACTCTACACTCAGGTACCCATCGAACTCGATGCCAGCAGCGTTCCGTTCGAAGATTACCCGGTTGTCGAGGCGCACATCCACTTCAAGGATGAAGCCAACGGGCTGCGTCAGCGTGAATCGTTCAAGTTCGATACCGAGAACCAGACCAAGACGTTCAACCTGTTCTTCATCGACCCAGAGACGCGCAGTTTCGATGTGCGGGTCGTGTACCGGGCTGCCGATAACCAGGACATCGAACTGCCGGTCATGCGCCGTGTCGATGAACTGGTGACGATCGAGAATCCGTTCCCGGACAAGCGCAAGTTGCAAGTCGTACCGGCGGTCAACTGGAACGATGTGTCGATGGTGTTTGTCGACCTGACCTACGCCGATCCGGACAACGACATCAACGAAGTGGAATCGCTGACTTTCGATGCCGACAACAAGAAACCGGTCACCTTTGAGGCGAACCTTAAAGATCCGCGCAAACTTGCTGTCAGCTACAAGGTCACGATCCTGTTCAACGATGGCGGGATGACCGAAATCCCGACATCGGTGACGTTTGATTCCCGGATCATGATCCGGCCCGACATGAAGGGTCACAAGGTTGTGACCATCATGCCGCCGCAGGTGGATTTCAAAGACGAGAAGATCGCGAAACTCGAAATCGAGATCGAATATCAGGACCCAATCATGGGGCTGAGTTTCAGCGACAAGGTCGTGTTCGATGACCCCGATGATCGTGCGCTGTTCGAGTACGATTACGTCGACGCCCAGCGCGACAATTATCGGTACCGCGTCACCGAACGTCTCACCACGGGCGCCAAGCGTGGCGGTCGCGATTGGACCGAAGCCGACGACGAACTTCTCACCATCGAAATAGATTGAGGGAGAGCGCCATGCTGCTGCTCGATACCGATCAACAAATGATCGAAGGCGTGCAGGTCTTTGCCGACCACGCCGATCCGAACCAATTCTGGTTCTGCAATATGCAACCGCGACTGGTTGAAGCGACGCCAGGGAGAAAGGCATTCAGCCTGATCCGGTACCGCACCGAAGAGCGGACCAGCGGGGGATTCCTGAGCTTTGAATGCGACCTTTCGGTCGATCGCGGGGTGCTGGAACGCATCAAGTCCAGCCTGCGCCGGTTCTGCCCGGCACGGCCCAAGCTTTCGCCGATCCCCTTCACGGAGGGAACCGTCCAGTGCGTCGTGCTCGACTTGCAAGGTGGCGGCGGCACGGATGCTGCGCCAGCTACCGGTACCGGCGAGACACCTCCTGTGCGCGCGGTTGAGCGGATTCTCGGCTCAACCAAGCCGTCGCTGCTGGGAGACAACAACGCGGTGTTCGGCGTCACGCTTTCGGAAGAGGGCGCTGCGATCGTCGAAGCCGCGATCCGGGATGGCAACATGCCGATCGGCATCATCTACGACCTGACATTTTCGGGAATGCTTCGCGCACTCGGCGTCAAGATCACGGCTGAGCTGGAGCGGGTGCACACACACTTCTCAACCTCTGCCGAAGGGCAGGTTGCAATGCTGCGCGCCGATATCGACGCGGGCTTTGAGAAGTTGGTGCAGGACGGCGCGATCACAATCGAGATCACCGATGCCGACACCAGCGACGGCAGCAAGTCCGACGAGCGCGTCAAATGGGCGCTCGATTTCTTCAAGGACAATCTGCTGCAGGATTGGTTCAAACCGACCCTGACGCCAGGTACATTGGCAGGCACATCTGCTTCTTCTGCGTCGCTCGACAGCGTGCGGACGTTGGGTGCGCAACTTCGCCCGCCGCAACCTGAGCTTACACCTCCGATGGCGGAGGGTGAGGACGCGCCGGAGCAAGAGCCACGCGAGACCGGTCCGAACCCGGCTGAAGGGACGGGCAGCGAAGAAACCAGCACATCGGGTGACCCCGACGCCGCTGCTGCACAGGAAACCGGCAACCCAGCAGAAGGCACCGGCTTTCCGGCAGAATCCTCGACGAACGCAGCGCGCTCGGCTGGCAACGTCGCTGCGGGCCAATCGGCACTGCGAAACGCTTCCGAAGGGGAGGGAGACGTGGTCGCGGCTTTTGCGATGCGCGCGATCCGTCAGGAGGAACGCAAGAAGTTGGTGCTCGACTACAGCCGCTCGCAGGCGATCACTCGTACCTGCGCACCGCAGGGACAGTTGACTGATTTGCTGGGGCCGTTCGATCTCGACCGGCACATCACGCTGGTCGATACCGATGACGCGTTCCTCGCGCAGCTTTCGGTCGAGGTGGACGCGCCGTTCGATTTCACTCGAATTGGTCTCTCCCGCGCCGATGTCGCGCTTACCTATGGTGACCGCGACGATCCGGAAACGGTCAAGGAAGAGGATTTCGTCTTCAAGACCGGCGGTGACGACGTGAAAACCTTTACGACGTTTCTGGGCGAAAACCTGAACCGCACGTTCGAATTGCAGGTCCAATATCACTTCAGTCCGGACAATGAGTGGCAAGGGGAGACATTCTCTTACGACCTGCCTGCCGAACGGACTGAGGACGAGCGGCTTCACCTCAATCCGCACAACCATCTCAAATTTCTGGATATCGAGATTGCTCCGGATGAGCTGGATGGCGGCGCTGTGAAGAAGGTCGAGGTGTTCCTCGATTACGAGGCTTCCAGCGGCTGGCAGGCATCGCATCACGTTACCGTGAAAGCGGGCAGCGCTCCGCAGCATTGGAAGATCAGGCAATTCGCTGAAGAGCTTGAGCCATACAGCTACCGGCTGGTTTATCACATGGTCGATGGCGGCACGCGCGAAGTCGGGCCGATTTCGACCACCGCGACGCAGGTGCCGGTGCCGAATCCGTTCCCGGCCATGCTCGATTTGCTGTTTTTCCCAGCATACAATCCCAGCGATTTCCGCCGGGTGCTGCTGCAGGTGCAGTACGAAGACGCGGCCAACAATTACAGGCGGCAGGAACGGATCGTTGTCGAAGCCGACGCGCTCGACGTGCCGCTCAAGCTGAGCGTCCTCGATCCTACAATCAAATCATTCACTTACAGCGCGACCTTCGTTGGTCAGGACGGGCGCATTGCCCGCACTGAGCCCGTTACCACGGACGAAACGATGGTCAGCATCCTTGAACCAGAAGCGGAGGAAGTCTGATGGGCCGGAAAAGAGCAGTTGTCGTCGGCATCAACGATTACAGCGTACAGGGGGCGGGCAACCTCTCCTGGTGCGTGAACGATGCCAGGGCCATGGCACAAACCCTGCAACACAGTTTCGCATTCGATGACATCTATCTGTACACCGATGCGCGAGCGACCTCGTCCAATATCAGGCAGGCGCTACGCTACATCCTGAACGAAGGCGAAGCGGGCGATGTCGCGTGTTTCTATTACGCGGGGCATGGCGGTTATATCGCCGATCCGAACAATCCGGGCCGGGCTTATGAGACAATCATCCCCTATTCGGGCCGTTGGATCACCGATCACGATTTCTATGTCGAGGCTGAGCGGCTCGAAGAGAGTGCGGTCAACTTCAATGTCATTCTGGATTCTTGCCATTCGGGCGGGATGAACAATGCGACCGACGAGGCGATGAGCCTGCGGACGATCATCCGCACCGGAGCATGGTGGGAGGATTTCCTCGCCAACCTCAAAACGGTGGTTCCGATCGGAATCGTTGCTGGCCCGAGCGCGATCGACATTCTGACGGACAATGTCGTGAATGCGGGCATGGCTCCGGATGGGCAGATCGACCTCGATCTCGATCCCAATCGGTTCCTGGTCGAACACACCAAAGCCACGATGCTGGCGGCCTGCAATACGGTGGAACTGGCGCAAGAAGTCGGATCACTGCGGCACGGCATTTTCACGCAATCGATCCTCGATGTCTGCAATCAGTCGAACCAATCGATCAGCTACGATCTGCTGATGACGCAGATCCAGACAGCGATTGACGGACACATCCAAACCCACGGTCTCGACGCACAGAATCCGCAACTGCGCGGCCAGCAAAACCGCATGGAAGAAGACTTCCTGCTGGGCTGGATCGACTGCCGCTGAGGCTCACAATTTTGCTCTGAAGGGAGAGCGTAATGCTATTGCTGTCGAAACCGATGGGGGAATTCTCGGGCGTGGTGGTCTATGCCGACCATGCCGATCCAGACCTGTTCTGGGCAATGCCTGGTGAGGTCGATCTGCTGCGCCGCCGCAGCGATGGCCGGCCAGCGTTCAGCTTCATCAAATATAAGCCGGCGGTCGCCGGCGCGGGGATCAAAGGTGGCGGCTATGCTGCGTTCGATGTTGCCCTAGCGCTGGACGAAAGTGTCAAGCAGCAGATTGAATCGCGCTTGTCTTCGGTTTCGGACAATCCGCGCATCTCTCTCGTCCCTTACAAGTCGGGCACCGTGCAATGCATGTCGCTCAACCTGCAAGGGGCAGGGGGCACAAGCGCAGAGCCTGCGCCTCCTGGCGCGTTCAATGCAGTTGAAGAGATCCAGGGCGCGTCTGTACCCTCATTACAGGGCAACAATGTCGCGACATTCGGCCTCACCTTGAGTCAGGAAGGCTCGATTATTCTGGAGCAAGCGTTTGAGGATGGTCTCGCTCCGATTGGGGTGCTGTATGACCTCAAATTTGACGCCATGCGTCCCGCGCTCAATGTAAAGATTACCGCCGATCTCGACCGTTGTTACACGCAGTTCTCGGCTAGCCTCGAAGGCCAGTATTACTTCATCAAGGCTGGCATCGATGCAGGGTTCGAAAAGCTGGTCCAGTCCGGCGCGATCAAGATCGAAGTCACCGATTTCACCGGTGAAGACGACCAGAAAGAGCAGGAGAAATGGGCGCTTGATTTCTTCAAGGAGCAATTGCTTGAAGACTGGTTCGAGCCGACCCTAACGCCAGGCGATCTCCAAGGTGAAGAGGCACAAGCCGAAGGCCTGGACGCGGTGATCGCGCGCAGCCAGACACTGATCCAAAACGCTGCGAACAATGCTCGCGGTGGGCAGTCGAACGGCGACGACAATGAAGACGATGACAACAACAACAACGACAACCCCGCGCCCGCCGAACACCCACGCGCCGCATTCAATGTGACCGCAAGGCGACCCGATCCAACGCCAGATGGGAAAGGCATTACGCACACACCCTCGACCAGCGGGAACGACGAAATCCTGACCGTTGAAGGGGAGGGCGCGCAAGTCACTATCGATGGCGTTTCCCAGTCAGTCGGCAGCGATGGACGCGTTCGAGTATCTGTTCCGCCCGGCCAAAGCCGCGCCGTGGAAGTGGTCTATCCAGCCACAGAGACGACCGAGATCTTCGATCTGTTTTTCCTCAAAGCGAAGCCTGCGGAGCGCGGATTTTCCACGAGCCCGCCGAGCAGTTCATACCTCGCCTATGTCAACAATTCGACCAGCGACCCAAGATTCCGCAATGCCAGCGCTGTGCGCGATTCATCCGCGCAGCCAGCTGGCGATGGTGCAGTCCGCCTTGAAAACTGGGTGCGTAGCAACCTTTCCGGATCGCGCAGTGTCTCGATCCAGGCTTTCGCGAGCTTCGAAGGCGACGACACGGTCCAGAAACAAGAATACAACAAACGGCTTTCGCTGCGCCGCCTTGAAGTCGCCGAGGCAATCGTGCGCCGTGCAGGCGGGCGGGTAAGCAGCCGCGGTTGGTCTGGTCACACCGTCGCACGCAACGAAGGCCGGACCGATCAAGAGATCGACCGTCGCGCTTCGATCACTGGCACAACGAGCACGGGCAGTGAGGTTCGGATAACGGGCACGTTGTCGCGCCCACCGCGGCGTGAACCCCCGCCGCCACCTCCGCCTCCACCGCCGCCTCCGCCACCCCCACCACCGTCGGGAGGCCAGCCATCTGTGCTCGCGACAACACCGGCGGCGGTCTCACTGAAGCTCAAATTCGTGAGGCAAGAGGAGCGCAAGACCCTGACAGTGGTGTACAACCGTCAGGAAGCGGTCGAGCGGACCTTCGCACCGCAGGGCACTTTTGGTCTGCTGCTCGACGATATCGATAAGGATGAGCATTTCACCGAAGTCGATCTCGACGCAGCGTTTTTCCGGGAGTTCACGATTGAGGCTTCGGCGCCGCTAGACTTCGATGCGATCGGTCTCGCCAGCGCGCAGGTGGCGATCGACTATGGCAATACAGATCATCGCAGCGGGGTGAAGCATCGCGAGTTGGCGTTCCGGGCCGGTGACACCGACCCGAAGACAGCGGCGTTCTTCCTCAACGAAGACCTCGACCTCGATTACCAACTTGGCATCACCTACAATTTCAGGGGTGGTTCCGATTGGGAAGGTGAAGAGCTGGCATACGAAATCCCGTCCGTGCGATCCGAGGATCGTAGCTTGCATATCGATCCGCACCTCCATCTCGGTTTCAAGACGGTGCGCATCTATCCGCACCGGATCGACACCGATCTGATCGACCGCATTGAGTTGGCACTTCGCTATGAAGATCCGACCGGTTGGACGGCGACCAAACGCATGAATGTGCGGGCGGGCGATGCCGAGTTCCTTTGGAAGCTGCGCCAATCATCGCGCAACGCGCCGTTCCTCTACAGCTATCAGATGACGCATCATCTGCTGGATGGTGGGACTGTGGTCGGCGATCCGATGTCGACCGACCTGCCGGAACTCGGCGTGTCAGACCCATTCCCACACGCAATCGATCTGTTCCTGATCCCGGCCATGGACCCGGCGCGGACGCGGCTTGCGATTATCGAAGTCGAATATGATCCGGGCGGCGGCGCACCTTTGCGGCGCAAACGCATTCAGGTGCTCAGTTCGCAGACGAGCACTTTGACGGAGCGGATTAGCATCACCGATCCAGCGCATACGACGTTCCGAATGCGGCAGACCTATATCGGGGCAGATAGCTCTGTGCAGGTGCGCCCTTGGGAGGAGCGGACCGATACGCAGATCATCGTTGCGGGATGAGTGAATAGAGGCCGGTGTGCTTGTTAGCCGCCGGCCTTTATCTGCGTCGCGATCGCCTGCGCGGCGGCCCAG
This window encodes:
- a CDS encoding caspase family protein, with protein sequence MGRKRAVVVGINDYSVQGAGNLSWCVNDARAMAQTLQHSFAFDDIYLYTDARATSSNIRQALRYILNEGEAGDVACFYYAGHGGYIADPNNPGRAYETIIPYSGRWITDHDFYVEAERLEESAVNFNVILDSCHSGGMNNATDEAMSLRTIIRTGAWWEDFLANLKTVVPIGIVAGPSAIDILTDNVVNAGMAPDGQIDLDLDPNRFLVEHTKATMLAACNTVELAQEVGSLRHGIFTQSILDVCNQSNQSISYDLLMTQIQTAIDGHIQTHGLDAQNPQLRGQQNRMEEDFLLGWIDCR